A section of the Citrus sinensis cultivar Valencia sweet orange chromosome 8, DVS_A1.0, whole genome shotgun sequence genome encodes:
- the LOC127899188 gene encoding protein DMR6-LIKE OXYGENASE 2-like gives MGEVDEAFIQALKHRPKLSVTEAEGIPLIDLSALSATSTNIKNPDSTISDLVQEIGNACKNWGFFQVINHGVPFDKRWSIENAARKFFEQPLEEKRKVRKDENKLVGYYDTEHTKNVRDWKEVFDFLVESPCLMPASPEPEDKEIAETYSQWPDYPPELREAFEEYAKEVEKLAYKLIELIALSLGLPANRFNGFFKDQTTFARLNHYPPCPAPHLTLGVGRHKDSGALTILAQDDVGGLEVKKKSDGEWARVKPIPNSYIINIGDCIQVWSNDAYETVEHRVVVNSEKERLSIPILFNPSHYTMMKPLDELINEQNPAKYRAYNWGKYFTSRLNSNLKKLDVENLQIYHFKVQESANKLDGLLSINK, from the exons ATGGGAGAAGTTGATGAAGCTTTCATTCAAGCCCTAAAGCACAGGCCTAAACTTTCGGTAACCGAAGCCGAAGGCATACCCTTAATTGATCTCTCAGCTTTGAGCGCCACCAGCACCAATATTAAAAACCCTGACAGTACCATTAGTGACTTAGTGCAGGAAATAGGCAATGCATGCAAGAACTGGGGTTTTTTTCAGGTGATCAACCACGGTGTGCCCTTCGATAAGCGCTGGAGCATAGAAAATGCGGCGAGGAAGTTTTTCGAGCAGCCGTTGGAGGAGAAGAGAAAGGTGAGGAAAGATGAGAACAAGTTGGTGGGGTATTATGACACCGAGCATACCAAAAATGTTAGAGATTGGAAAGAAGTGTTTGATTTCCTTGTGGAGAGCCCTTGTTTGATGCCAGCTTCACCTGAACCTGAGGACAAGGAAATTGCTGAAACGTACAGTCAATGGCCTGATTATCCTCCTGAATTAAG AGAGGCATTTGAAGAATATGCTAAAGAAGTGGAAAAACTTGCTTACAAGTTGATAGAACTCATAGCCCTGAGCCTGGGACTACCAGCAAACAGGTTCAATGGCTTCTTCAAAGATCAAACCACCTTTGCTAGACTTAATCACTACCCACCGTGCCCAGCTCCCCACCTAACTCTCGGTGTGGGTCGACACAAGGACAGCGGTGCCCTTACCATCCTTGCCCAAGATGATGTCGGAGGTCTTGAGGTAAAGAAAAAATCAGACGGAGAATGGGCTCGCGTCAAACCCATCCCGAATTCTTATATCATAAATATCGGTGATTGTATTCAG GTATGGAGCAATGATGCTTATGAGACTGTGGAGCATAGGGTTGTGGTGAATTCTGAGAAGGAAAggctttcaattccaattttattcAACCCATCTCATTACACAATGATGAAGCCATTAGATGAGCTTATAAATGAGCAAAATCCTGCTAAATACAGAGCATACAATTggggaaaatattttacttctAGATTGAACAGCAATTTGAAGAAGCTTGATGTTGAGAACCttcaaatttatcatttcaaGGTACAAGAGTCAGCCAATAAGCTGGATGGACTACTCTCTATtaacaagtaa
- the LOC102607952 gene encoding protein DMR6-LIKE OXYGENASE 1-like, whose translation MGEADEAFVQALEHRPKLSITEDDGIPLIDLSPLSSPNGANTKHIDDLVVEIGNACKTWGFFQVINHGVPLEKRQKVEDAMRKFFAQPLEEKRKVRKDEKKAVGYYDNEHTKNVRDWKEVFDFVADKRILMAASHEPEDKEVPETFNQWPDYPPELRESCEEYAREVEKLAYKLMELIALSLGLPARRFSSFFEDPTRSVRLNHYPPCPAPHLALGVGQHKDPGALTILAQDDVGGLEVKRKSDGEWVRIKPTPGAYIINVGDILQVWSNDVYESVEHRVTVNSEKERFSIPFFFSPPHYTMVRPLDELTNEQNPAKYRAYNLGKFLATRRQSNFKKLDVENIQISHFKVQELANELDGALSINKK comes from the exons ATGGGAGAAGCTGATGAAGCTTTCGTTCAAGCCCTAGAACACAGGCCTAAACTCTCAATAACTGAAGATGACGGCATACCCTTGATCGATCTCTCACCTTTGAGCTCTCCTAATGGCGCCAACACCAAACACATTGATGACCTTGTGGTGGAGATAGGTAATGCATGCAAGACATGGGGTTTTTTCCAAGTGATCAACCATGGAGTGCCATTAGAAAAGAGGCAGAAAGTAGAAGATGCTATGAGAAAATTCTTCGCGCAGCCATTGGAGGAGAAAAGGAAGGTGAGGAAAGATGAGAAGAAGGCGGTGGGGTACTATGACAATGAGCATACCAAAAATGTTAGAGACTGGAAAGaagtatttgattttgttgcaGATAAGCGTATTTTGATGGCAGCTTCACATGAGCCTGAGGACAAGGAAGTTCCTGAGACGTTCAATCAATGGCCTGATTATCCTCCTGAATTAAG AGAGTCATGTGAAGAATATGCTAGAGAAGTGGAAAAACTTGCTTACAAGTTGATGGAACTTATAGCCCTAAGCCTGGGACTCCCAGCAAGGAGGTTCAGTAGCTTCTTCGAAGATCCAACCAGATCTGTTAGACTTAATCACTATCCGCCATGCCCAGCTCCTCACCTAGCTCTAGGTGTCGGTCAACACAAGGACCCTGGTGCCCTTACCATCCTTGCTCAAGATGATGTCGGAGGTCTTGAGGTGAAGAGAAAATCAGATGGAGAGTGGGTTCGCATCAAACCCACCCCGGGTGCTTATATCATAAATGTCGGTGACATTCTTCAG GTATGGAGCAATGATGTTTATGAGAGTGTGGAGCATAGGGTTACGGTGAATTCTGAGAAGGAAAGATTTTCaattccatttttcttcaGCCCACCACATTACACAATGGTGAGACCATTAGATGAGCTTACAAATGAGCAAAATCCTGCTAAATACAGAGCATACAATTTGGGAAAATTTTTAGCCACTAGAAGGCaaagtaatttcaaaaagCTTGATGTTGAGAACATTCAAATTTCTCATTTCAAGGTACAAGAGTTAGCTAACGAGTTGGATGGAGCACTCTCTATTAACAagaagtaa
- the LOC102626804 gene encoding protein DMR6-LIKE OXYGENASE 1-like — MGEVDEAFVQALEHRPKLSVTEAEGIPLIDLSALSAANTNIKNPDSTIRDLVVDIGNACKNWGFFQVINHGVPSDKRRSLENMARKFFEQPLEEKRKVRRDEKKVVGYYDTEHTKNVRDWKEVFDFVVKSPCLMPASSDPEDKEIAETYNQWPDYPPEFREVCEEYAKEVEKLAYKLMELIALSLGLPPDSFNGFFKDQTTFVRLNHYPPCPAPHLALGVGRHKDAGALTVLAQDDVGGLEVKRKSDGEWVRVKPTPDAYIINVGDIIQVWSNDAYESVEHRVMVNSEKERFSIPFFFFPSHYTMVKPLDELTNEQNPAKYRAYSWGKFLTTRKGSNFKKLDVENVQIYHFRVQELADKLERALSINSK; from the exons ATGGGAGAAGTTGATGAAGCTTTCGTTCAAGCCCTTGAGCACAGGCCTAAACTCTCCGTAACCGAAGCCGAGGGCATACCCTTAATTGATCTCTCAGCTTTGAGCGCCGCCAACACCAATATTAAAAACCCTGACAGTACCATTCGTGACCTGGTTGTGGATATAGGCAATGCATGCAAGAACTGGGGGTTCTTTCAGGTGATCAACCACGGCGTGCCATCGGATAAGCGCCGGAGCCTAGAAAATATGGCGAGGAAGTTTTTCGAGCAGCCGTTGGAGGAGAAGAGGAAGGTGAggagagatgagaagaagGTGGTGGGGTATTATGACACCGAGCATACCAAAAATGTTAGAGATTGGAAAGAAGTGTTTGATTTTGTCGTGAAGAGCCCTTGTTTGATGCCAGCTTCATCTGATCCTGAGGACAAGGAAATAGCTGAGACGTACAATCAGTGGCCTGATTATCCTCCTGAATTCAG AGAGGTATGTGAAGAGTATGCTAAAGAAGTGGAAAAACTTGCATACAAGTTGATGGAACTTATAGCCCTGAGCCTGGGACTCCCACCAGACAGCTTCAATGGCTTCTTCAAAGATCAAACCACCTTTGTTAGACTTAATCACTACCCACCGTGCCCAGCTCCCCACCTCGCCCTCGGCGTCGGCAGACACAAGGACGCCGGCGCCCTTACCGTCCTTGCTCAAGATGATGTCGGAGGTCTTGAGGTGAAGAGAAAATCAGACGGGGAGTGGGTTCGCGTCAAACCCACCCCGGATGCTTATATCATAAATGTTGGTGACATTATTCAG GTATGGAGCAATGATGCTTATGAGAGTGTGGAGCATAGGGTTATGGTGAATTCTGAGAAGGAAAGGTTTTCaattccatttttcttcttcccaTCTCATTACACAATGGTGAAGCCATTGGATGAGCTTACAAACGAGCAGAATCCTGCTAAATACAGAGCATACAGTTGGGGGAAATTTTTAACTACTCGAAAAGGCAGTAATTTCAAGAAACTTGATGTTGAGAACGTTCAAATTTATCACTTCAGGGTACAAGAGTTAGCCGATAAGCTGGAAAGAGCACTCTCTATAAACAgcaagtaa
- the LOC102626309 gene encoding B3 domain-containing transcription factor VRN1 — translation MPRPYFHKLILASTIRDKRLRIPENFVRNFKDDLSAAATLIVPNGMVSRVGLRRLDNKVWFYDGWQEFMERYFIRVGYFLVFRYEGNSAFNVYIFNLPSSEINYQPNALSNFEVPNHSKQYHIFAEMEDDDSEHVDQPTVNKTFNPPSFQNLLNSSKLSNSINGAGEANLQRLKVKLYSQDGETPKLKKPGRKRKIDPNVQASSAQEVHDGEMQFRFYESASARKRTVTAEERERAINAAKAFEPSNPFCRVVLRPSYLYKGCIMYLPSCFAEKHLNGVCGFIKLQLSDGKQWPVRCLYRGGRAKFSQGWYEFTVENRLGEGDVCVFEVLRAREFVLKVTVFRVSESAGFMSRH, via the exons ATGCCACGACCTTATTTTCACAAGCTTATTCTCGCCTCCACCATTCGTGACAAGAGACTG AGGATTCCAGAAAACTTTGTTAGGAATTTCAAGGATGACCTTTCTGCAGCTGCTACACTTATTGTTCCGAATGGTATGGTTTCACGTGTGGGATTAAGGAGACTTGACAACAAAGTATGGTTTTATGATGGGTGGCAGGAATTTATGGAACGTTACTTTATCCGTGTTGGGTATTTTTTGGTCTTCAGATATGAAGGGAATTCAGCCTttaatgtttatatttttaatttgcctTCTTCTGAGATAAACTATCAACCTAATGCCCTCAGTAATTTTGAAGTACCCAATCATAGCAAACAATACCATATATTTGCAGAAATGGAAGATGATGACTCTGAACATGTAGATCAACCAACAGTCAACAAGACTTTCAATCCTCCGTCATTTCAGAATTTGCTTAACAGCTCTAAACTTAGCAACAGCATAAATGGTGCTGGTGAAGCAAACTTGCAGCGATTAAAAG TGAAATTGTATTCACAAGATGGAGAAACACCAAAGCTTAAAAAACCTGGGAGAAAGCGAAAGATTGATCCTA ATGTTCAAGCGTCGTCCGCACAAGAAGTACATGATGGAGAAATGCAGTTTAGATTTTATGAAAGTGCTTCAGCAAGAAAAAGGACTGTGACAGCTGAGGAAAGGGAAAGGGCAATTAATGCTGCCAAAGCATTTGAACCATCTAATCCTTTCTGCAGGGTAGTCCTGCGGCCATCTTACTTGTATAAGGGATGTATAATG TATTTGCCATCCTGCTTTGCCGAAAAACATCTAAATGGGGTTTGTGGATTCATCAAACTACAGCTTTCTGATGGTAAGCAGTGGCCTGTCCGATGTCTATACAGAGGAGGCAGAGCTAAGTTCAGTCAAGGCTGGTATGAATTTACCGTGGAGAATAGATTGGGGGAAGGAGATGTTTGTGTCTTTGAGGTACTAAGGGCAAGGGAGTTTGTTCTGAAAGTTACCGTATTTCGTGTCTCGGAAAGTGCAGGATTTATGAGTCGACATTAG